The Deinococcus depolymerans nucleotide sequence TGATCGGGTTTCCGGCGCTGGCGGAGGTGGTGGCGGTCCATAGGGTCGAGTCGCTGGACAGGGCACTCAGGCTGGAGCCTCTGCAGGCGTTGACGGGCGCGGCGATCGGGCGGCGCTTTCACTACCGGAACCGGCCGTGGGTGCATGCGTTGCTGTTGCGGGTGCGGCCGCTGGTAGAGCCGCTGGTGCTGCCGGAGTCGGCGGGGATGCTGGGCTGCGTGAGCTGGGTGCCGCTGGGGGACGTGACGGTGCGGGCCGGGGACCCGGTGGTGCCGGAGGACGTGCTGGAGGCGCGGCGGCTGGAGCTGGAGCAGCTACTGGCATGAGTGAAGGGGGAGGCCGCGTGGCCTCCCCTCTGCTGTTGCGGGTGCGCCCCTGTTACTGGGCGTCGAGGTCGTAGTTGTTCAGGAGGGTGGTCTGCACGCCGCCCTGGTCGTCGGCGAGGTTCCAGCCGGTTTTCGTTCCGGCGAGGAACTGGTTGTCGCGCTGGGCGAGGACGAGGCGTTTGCCGTTGTCTTTGCTGAGGACGGTGTCGCCGGCGTCGTAGCGGCCGTTGCTGTTGGCGTCGCGGAACACGATCACGCGGTAGTAGCCGTAGGGGACGTTGCTGGGCAGGTCGAGGGCGTACCCGCCCGTGAGGAAGCGGTCGATGATCTGGCCCTGGGTGCCGTCGGCGGTGTACTGGCCGCCGTTGTACCCGACGATGGCGAGGCGGAGGTTCTGGTCGGGCGTGAAGCCGCGCAGCTGGCCGGTGACGTCCTTGCGGACGGGGTTGCCGGCGAGGGTGCAGGCGCTGAGGGTCAGGGTGCCGAGGGCGGCGGCGGTCAGCAGGGTTCTCATGGTGGGGCCTCCGGGGGCGGTGAGTGGCTGCACGGTAACGTGGTGGGTGGGTGCCGGGTAGGCGGGCTTCCTTGCGGCCTTTCTCATGGGTGGTGGGGAGGGGTGGGGCGCCGGGGACGGCGGGGGCCTATACTCGCGGGCATGCAGAGGCAGCCGTTTACAGCGTTGGCCGCCGTGTACGACGCGATCATGGCGGATGTGGAGTACGACCACTGGGCGGACTTCGTGCTGACGTTCGCGCGGGACGGTGGCCTGGATGGGTCGGGGGGGGCGCTGGACCTGGCGTGCGGGACGGGCGGGTTCACGCGGGAGTTGCGTGCGGCGGGTCTGGAGGTGACGGGCCTGGATTTCAGTGAGGAGATGCTGCGCGAGGCGCGCTCACGGTTGCCGGGGGTGCCGTTCGTGCAGGGTGACCTGCGGTCGTTCGCGCTCCCGGAGCGGTTCTCGCTGGTGACGTGCGTGTTCGACAGTCTGAACAACCTGCTGACGCCGGAGGATCTGGGCGCGGCGCTGGGGCGGGCGCGGGCGCACCTGCGGCCGGGTGGGTTGTTCGCGTTCGACGTGAACACGCGCGTGGGCGTGCGGGAGTTGTGGGAGGGGGACGCGATCGAGGGTCTGGCGCCCATGGCGGATGGCGGCGAGGTGCACTACCACTGGTCGCATCATCATGACGCGGAGGCGGACCTGGGGGTGGTGCAGGCGTTCTGCCGGGTGGGTGAACTGGAGTTCGTGGAGACGCACCGGGAACGTGGGTACGACCCGGCGGACCTGGAGCCGCTGCTGGCGGCGGCGGGCTTTGCGCGGTGGGAGATCGTGGAGTACCCGGATTACGCGCCGCCGGAACCGGACGCGCCGCGCGTGTGGGTGTTCGCCTGGGCGGGGAGCGACCAGTGACCGGGCCGGGCCTGGCAGGACAGGGCCTGCCGGTGCTGGGCGCGGGCGGGTGGGGCACGGCCTTGGCGGTGAACGCGGCCCGCAACGGCCCGGTGACGCTGTGGGCGCGGCGCGAGGCGTTCGCGGCGGAACTGGACCGTGAGCGGGTGAACGCGGAGTACCTGCCGGGCGTGACGTTGCCGGTGAACCTGCGGGTCACGCCGGACCTCGCGGGTGCGGTGGCGGGGGCGGCGTTCGCGCTGGTGGTCGTGCCGAGCGTGGGCGTGCCGGACCTGCTGGCCGAACTGCCGCGGGAGCTGGGCGTGGTGCTGTGCGCCAAGGGCCTGGGGCCGGACGGGGGGCAGTTGACGGTCCTGGCGCGCCGCCTGGGTTTCGGGCGGGTGGCGGTCCTGAGCGGCCCGAATCACGCCGAGGAGGTCGGGCGGGGCCTGCCGGCCGCGACGGTCGTCGCCAGCCGGGACGCGGCCTTCGCGCAGGAGGTGCAGGCGGCCCTGATGACCCCGGCCCTGCGGGTGTACACCAGTGCCGACGAGACGGGCGTGGAACTGGGCGGCGTGCTGAAGAACGTGGTGGCGCTCGCGGCGGGCATGGTGGACGGGCTGCGTCTGGGCGACAACGCCAAGGCGGCGCTGATCACGCGCGGCCTGCGTGAGATGGACCGCTACCTGCGGGCCGTGGGTGGGCAGGAGGACACCGTGTACGGCCTGAGTGGCCTGGGTGACCTGGTGACCACGGCCACCAGTCGCCACAGCCGGAACCGCGCGGCGGGCGAGGCGATCGCGCTGGGCGAGCACCCCGGTCAGGGGGGGAAGGTCGTGGAGGGGCTGCGTACGGCGGCCCTGCTGGACGCCTGGGCGCAGGCGCAGGGGGTGGACCTGCCGATCGTGCGGGCGGTCGCGCAGGTCGCGGTGGGCGCGTGGACGCCGCAGGCGGCCCTGGCGGAACTGATGACGCGGGACGCGAAACCCGAACGTCTCGACTGACCGTCTCGCCGGGCGCAGCCTGGCTGAAGGCGGGGACGGTCTTTGCCCGGTGCGGGCGTTGACGGGGGGCGGTTTCCTGCGTCCCACAGCGGCTTTAGCCGGTCTTCATGCTGGCCGGAATCGCAGTATCTTGTACTTCAAATCGAATCCACGTACAAGTGCTTGTACGTCCTGCGGGCGGGTGGTACAGTCAGCCATCTAAGGAACGGCCCACTTCACCGGCCACGCACAGCAGCTCACCCCACGGCCCCAGCGGGCCGGCGGCGGTTTCATGCTGTGTGTCCTCACGTCCGCCCCGCCGCCCGCCCCCCGTCAAGGAGAACCACCGTGACCACCCTCAGCGCCCAGCCCCTGACCAACTTCGACGACAACGCCCATCACATCGCCCGGCGGCAGTACCTGCAGAGCGGGGACGGCGACCTGAGCGGCATGTTCCGCCGCATCGCCACCTGGGTCGCCGGGGCCGAAAGCGAGAGCGTACGCGAACACTGGGCGCAGAAGTACTACGACCTGATGGCCGAGAAGAAATTCTGCCCCGGCGGGCGCGTCCTGGCCGGAGCGGGCACCGCGCACGGCAACGTCCTGAACTGCTTCGTGCAGGGCGCCACCGAACACGACCCCAGCACCTTCGACGGCGTCATGGAAGTCGCCCGGAAACTCGCGCTGGTCACCAAGGTCGGCGGCGGGAACGGCGTGAACCTCGACGTGTACACCCCCCGCGCCGAGGGCAGCCGCCCGGACTCCGGCGTGCGCGGCTGGGCGTACATGAGCGCCGCCCACCCCGACGTGACGGACTTCATCGAGGGCCTCATGCGGCCCCCCACGCAACCCGACGGTGACAAGCAACCCGTCGCCGTGCGCAACTGGACGCGCGTGGTGTACGGGCAGGTCATCAAACCCGAACTGGTCGCCCTGGCCCGCGCCAACGGCGTCGCCGTCGTGAAAGCCATGCCCGAAGGCGTACAGGCCGTCCCGGACGACATGGGCGGCATCATCGACGCGGCCCGCAAGATCGCCGACGACGGCAAACTCGGCCTGGAACCCCGCATCGACCTGAGCAGCATGCGCCCCGAAGGTGCGCCCATCAAGGGATCGGGCGGCACCAGCAGCGGCCCCGTCAGCTTCCTGCTCGAGATCTTCGACAACTTCCTGGAATGGGCCAACCGTGGCGCGGAACAGAGCGGCCCCATCAACACCCTGCGCTTCGTGTACGCCCCCGTCCTGCGCGTCGTCCGTCAGGGCGGCACCCGGCGCGGCGCGGGCATGGCCACCATCTCCATCGAGCACCCGGACGTCCTGGACTTCCTGACCGCCAAGGACCTCGACCGCGAGGCCGCCGAGGGTGACATCAGCACCTTCAACATCAGCATCCTCGTCACCGAGAAATTCTGGGACACCCTGCAACGCGACGCCCTCTGGCACGTCAACGTGCAGGACGTGCCCGGCAAGTACGCCCTGCACCCCCAGACCACCCCCTACACCGGGCAGCTCCCCACCCTCCCCGACCGCGAGGAAGACGGCGCACGCGGCGTCCCCGTGTACACCACCGCCAGCAACGGCAAGATCGACCCGACCGACACCCGCCCCGGCATCCCCGCCCGGTGGCTGTGGGACCAGATCGCCCAGCACGCCTGGAGCACCGGCGAACCCGGCCTGATCTTCGTGGACCGCATCAACCAGTACAGCGCCCTGAAGAACCTCGGCAAACGCTACGAGATCCGCAGCACCAACCCCTGCGGCGAGATCCCACTGACCGTCGGTGAACCCTGCGACCTGGGCGCCATCAACCTCGCCGCGTACGTCAAGGACAGCCGCTTCGACGAGACCGCCTTCCGCGCCGACGTCCGCACCGCCGTCCGCTTCCTGGACGACGTGCTCGACGTGAACGTGTTCGCCCTGGAAGACAACCGCGTGGCCAGTCAGGACCTGCGCCGCCTGGGCCTGGGCGTCATGGGCCTCGCGGACGCCCTGATCAAACTCGGCCTGCGCTACGACAGCGACACCGGCCGCCGCGTCATCTACGACATCATGAGCGCCCTGCGGGAAGAAGCCATCGCCGAGAGCGAGAACCTCGGGCAGGAACGCGGCGTGTACCCCGTGTACGAACGCCACGCCGACAAGGTCCCCCACGCGCCCCGCCGCAACGTCGCCGTGCTGACCGTCGCCCCCACCGGCACCACCAGCATGCTCATGGGCGTCAGCAGCGGCATCGAACCCGTGTTCAGCCCGTTCATCTGGCGCAAGATCGGCAGCGAGTACCGCGCCCTGCTCGCCCCGCTGTTCGTCGAACTGCTCGAAACGTACCCCGCGCCCGACGGCATGCAGGACCAGCAGGGCAACTGGAACTGGGACAAGGTCACCGAGGCCGTCAGCGAGAACCACGGCAGCGTCGTCGGCCTGCCCTTCATCCCCGACGCGCTCCAGCAGGTGTTCGTCTGCGCGCACGACATCAAACCCGTCGATCACGTCCGCATGCAGGGCGTCGTGCAGTGCGCCTTCGACGCCGAAGGCTTCGCCGCGAACAGCCTCAGCAAGACCATCAACCTCCCCAACAACGCCACCGTGCAGGACGTGCAGGACGCCTACAGCGAGGCGTACCGCACCGGCTGCAAGGGCATCACCGTGTACCGCGACGGCTCCCGGCAATTCCAGGTGCTGAGCACCAGCAAGAAAAAAGACAAGACCGAAGAACCCGCCGCCCCTGCCGCCAGCGCCGAAACGACCGCTGAACCCGCCCCCGTCGCCGCCACGGCCACCCCGGTCGCCGCTCCCGCCGCCGCGCAGGCCACCCAGCCCGCTCCCCGCGCCGTGTACCAGCGCCCCACCCGCCTCAGCGGCATCACCGACATGATCAAACTCACGGACCCCACCAGCGGCCACCGCCGCAGCTTCCTCGTCACCGTCAACCACCTCGACCGCAAACCCGTCGAGGTCATGGTCATCAGCGGCCGCGCCGGCGACGAAGCCAACGCCGACAGCGAAGCCCTCGGCCGCGTCGTGTCCATCGCCCTGCAACACGGCGTGCCCGCCCAGGCCATCATCAAAACCCTGCGCGGCATCAACGGCGGCCTGTACGGCAGCTACAACGGCCGCCTGGTGGGCAGCAAGGCCGACCTGATCGCCGTCGCCCTCGAAACCTTCCAGAAAGACATGGAAGCCGCCCAGCTCCCCCCCCTCGCCGGAGGCAGCACCGACACCCCCGCACCCGCCAGCGCCGCGCCCAGCGGCGTCAGCGTGGAAGGCATGGACGGCATGAGCCGCGACCGCTGCCCCGTCTGCGAGGAACGCGCCGTGATCCGCGAGGAAGGCTGCCTGAAATGCCAAGCCTGCGGCTACAGCAAATGCGGGTGAAATAGATGTCTAAAGAACTGGCAGCAATCCTCTGCGACGATCTCAAAAATCACTCTCATCCCACCAAAGGAATAGAGACTCTTAAGAAGTTTGCAGAGGAACAAGCTACAAGCAAGAAGATATCTGAAGTAACTGGAGTATTTGGAAACATATTTTCATATCCAATTGAGTTTCAGCAATTACTCTCAAGGGGTATCGTCACCGAAAGAGATAAGTTCAGCTTTTTGCAAGGCGACATCATATCTAGTAATTCCGCATACTACATAGGCGTTAGGGTTGATAATTCACCAGTATTTGCCATAGGAACATCGACCTGCGACCTTTCAGAAGGCAGAAGGGATTGCGTTATTCTATACCCAGTCAAAGAGATTCGGTCTCCTTTTTCGGATAATGATAAGCAACTGGTCAATAATGGTCTAAAGTTCAAAAGCACTCAAATCATAATAGTTCCGAGATTCCCACACCAAAATGAGCTAGTTAAGTATAACCTGATAGATCTATCCAGACCGCACACAATTTCGTCAAAAGATTTGTTCAATAGCCACCGAATGTATTCCATGACCTTGCTCGGATGGCGACTATTCAGCAGCGTAATGTCATTCATCACCAACCGAGCCGCCGCAGGAGAGATAGCAATTAGAAATCAAATTAATCACGATGCGAGAGAAGAAACAGAAAAAATCGCATAACTTTGCGGGCCAAGTGATCATCCACTTGGCCCGTAAAGTTACATATCTAAGCTATCATCTTCGTCAAAATCACCTAGATCAAAATCAAATGGGTCCGCTGGAGCTGAGCCGTCCAGAGTGGTTAGTCTTATTTTTTCTTTGACTTGAAGTGCCGCCATCTTTAGCATAGTCCTAGATGCTTCAGTATCACTCTCGCCAACAACGACTGCCGCCTGAAGGACTAAACTTATTTCTTTGCTTAACAGCTCAGCATCCTTGGCCATACCATATAGGAGCTGGTAATCCTCTTCTGCGAGTATTCTATACTGTTTCTGTCGAAGTTTGAGGATGCCAACTGTGCCCTCTCTAACTTCAAACAATTTCTGCGCTGCACCGACACGTATATCCTCGAACTTTTCAAAGATGGGGCCTACATGAAAGTTAAGCGGCGCAGTTATCTGACGTTGAATCGTCATGGTGCTCCTCCCCCTTCTACCGCATTTACAGGCGACGACCGCTGGCCGTCGCTGGCCTCAGCCGCGTGTTGGGTAAGTCAAGATACGCTAGACCGCCACGTCAGGTGATGAAATTTCCAGCTTACTCGCAGATTTTTTTCTCATAAAGCCAAATTTGTATATACGAATTTGATTGGGGCGTTTATGAGTATCGGTAGAGGAAATCGGCTTTGCGATCTGGCGCGGCCCAGTGTGATCTGACCCGGTTCCGGCGTTTCCTGCAAGCGAGGTTGCGGCTCCCGCCCGGTATCCGTGACGCTACCTTCCGGGTATGACTCCGTTCCGGTTGCTTGGTGGGTTGCTGCTACCCCTTGTTCTGTCCACGGGGGCGGCGCAGACGGTGGCGGATGTGCAGAAGCTGCCGCTGGTGCATGATCCGCTGGTCAAGACGCCCAGAGCGGCACTGAGCGCCGCTGATCAGCAGGCCGTGACCACCCTGGCCCGCACGCTGAACGCCCGGCCCGAAATTCAGGGCCTAAAACAGAAGTGGCCGTACAGTCAGGGGGTCAGCCTGAAAACGGTGTTGTTCACGATCTCCGCGCCGTTCCGTTCGGGCACGCCGGAACGCCTGACGGTGTTCAGTGTCTCGGAGGCCGAGCCGCCCGTGCTGCTGTTCGTCCTGAGCGGCGCGAAAGGCCTGACGGCTGATCTTGTGGAACCCACCATCAACATGAACGTCTGTGGGGTGCAGCAGGGCTACACACTGCGGGACGTGGATCAGAACGGTCTGCGCGAGGTGGCGTTCACGGTCGGTTGTGGCGATGGGCCGGGGGGCGGTCGGGAACTCAACGTCTTCCGGTATGGGCAGGATCGCTGGGCTTTC carries:
- a CDS encoding class I SAM-dependent methyltransferase, producing the protein MQRQPFTALAAVYDAIMADVEYDHWADFVLTFARDGGLDGSGGALDLACGTGGFTRELRAAGLEVTGLDFSEEMLREARSRLPGVPFVQGDLRSFALPERFSLVTCVFDSLNNLLTPEDLGAALGRARAHLRPGGLFAFDVNTRVGVRELWEGDAIEGLAPMADGGEVHYHWSHHHDAEADLGVVQAFCRVGELEFVETHRERGYDPADLEPLLAAAGFARWEIVEYPDYAPPEPDAPRVWVFAWAGSDQ
- a CDS encoding DUF1802 family protein: MTYSALKEWDTQSRLLTAGSLSLLVRKGGIMETHEGFEVEHRSFLLYPTFLHQNPAELQPQYQSLLRDDPQPGVIGFPALAEVVAVHRVESLDRALRLEPLQALTGAAIGRRFHYRNRPWVHALLLRVRPLVEPLVLPESAGMLGCVSWVPLGDVTVRAGDPVVPEDVLEARRLELEQLLA
- a CDS encoding NAD(P)H-dependent glycerol-3-phosphate dehydrogenase, translating into MTGPGLAGQGLPVLGAGGWGTALAVNAARNGPVTLWARREAFAAELDRERVNAEYLPGVTLPVNLRVTPDLAGAVAGAAFALVVVPSVGVPDLLAELPRELGVVLCAKGLGPDGGQLTVLARRLGFGRVAVLSGPNHAEEVGRGLPAATVVASRDAAFAQEVQAALMTPALRVYTSADETGVELGGVLKNVVALAAGMVDGLRLGDNAKAALITRGLREMDRYLRAVGGQEDTVYGLSGLGDLVTTATSRHSRNRAAGEAIALGEHPGQGGKVVEGLRTAALLDAWAQAQGVDLPIVRAVAQVAVGAWTPQAALAELMTRDAKPERLD
- a CDS encoding adenosylcobalamin-dependent ribonucleoside-diphosphate reductase — encoded protein: MTTLSAQPLTNFDDNAHHIARRQYLQSGDGDLSGMFRRIATWVAGAESESVREHWAQKYYDLMAEKKFCPGGRVLAGAGTAHGNVLNCFVQGATEHDPSTFDGVMEVARKLALVTKVGGGNGVNLDVYTPRAEGSRPDSGVRGWAYMSAAHPDVTDFIEGLMRPPTQPDGDKQPVAVRNWTRVVYGQVIKPELVALARANGVAVVKAMPEGVQAVPDDMGGIIDAARKIADDGKLGLEPRIDLSSMRPEGAPIKGSGGTSSGPVSFLLEIFDNFLEWANRGAEQSGPINTLRFVYAPVLRVVRQGGTRRGAGMATISIEHPDVLDFLTAKDLDREAAEGDISTFNISILVTEKFWDTLQRDALWHVNVQDVPGKYALHPQTTPYTGQLPTLPDREEDGARGVPVYTTASNGKIDPTDTRPGIPARWLWDQIAQHAWSTGEPGLIFVDRINQYSALKNLGKRYEIRSTNPCGEIPLTVGEPCDLGAINLAAYVKDSRFDETAFRADVRTAVRFLDDVLDVNVFALEDNRVASQDLRRLGLGVMGLADALIKLGLRYDSDTGRRVIYDIMSALREEAIAESENLGQERGVYPVYERHADKVPHAPRRNVAVLTVAPTGTTSMLMGVSSGIEPVFSPFIWRKIGSEYRALLAPLFVELLETYPAPDGMQDQQGNWNWDKVTEAVSENHGSVVGLPFIPDALQQVFVCAHDIKPVDHVRMQGVVQCAFDAEGFAANSLSKTINLPNNATVQDVQDAYSEAYRTGCKGITVYRDGSRQFQVLSTSKKKDKTEEPAAPAASAETTAEPAPVAATATPVAAPAAAQATQPAPRAVYQRPTRLSGITDMIKLTDPTSGHRRSFLVTVNHLDRKPVEVMVISGRAGDEANADSEALGRVVSIALQHGVPAQAIIKTLRGINGGLYGSYNGRLVGSKADLIAVALETFQKDMEAAQLPPLAGGSTDTPAPASAAPSGVSVEGMDGMSRDRCPVCEERAVIREEGCLKCQACGYSKCG